A single region of the Verrucomicrobiota bacterium genome encodes:
- a CDS encoding FAD-dependent oxidoreductase produces MRCHVMLSLAFAALAAGPHFTVAAETPLTQTAEVCVYGATPGGILSAIAVQRAGRSVVIVEPSRWVGGMLGAGLKPMQDCPNFEATGGLTRQLLKALGQPEWDGNELKRASLSKTSPLAVREDFQKLLQEHKIPVLFEHRIASCEKQGATLQVAVFDLAPFDALGCPVAQPKARAHLRVTAKIFIDASYEGDLMARAGVSSRVGREAATEYGEKYAGVQPPMEEAPIDPFVIPGKPESGLLKWVEADHGKPVGAADEYTQAYNYRYYTTDDPARRIPLTPPSNYDPKDFELVGRYVEYLAKTIPDEAQLFQRLTRIFPGWMNSAEWNYHRESLFSMAPVGISHLYAAGDDAAKARAWKQHQDYLRGLHAFMSTDARVPEAFRKKTAALGLDARFHPDTQGWPHQLYIRVARRMNGVYTITAHDVYNETKIEDSIGLAQYGIDTYPARRIWFQREGRVYVGLEGKMFVGGSRGPTDIPYPIPYRAITPRPEECVNLLVPVCFSASHLGYASARMEPVFMICGESAGIAAVRALTEKVTVQQISPTALREALEQAGQKLAWTGGPRQDHATKGRALTFVTLLKECDTDGDGLISRAEWNAGKPGWEWLFALIDTDKNGSINAAEYEAFQEYKAKHPDWAKQRPSATP; encoded by the coding sequence ATGCGCTGTCACGTAATGCTTTCCCTGGCGTTCGCCGCTTTGGCGGCAGGCCCACATTTCACGGTTGCCGCAGAAACACCCCTCACCCAAACCGCCGAAGTCTGCGTGTATGGCGCCACCCCCGGGGGAATCCTCTCGGCGATCGCAGTGCAACGCGCCGGACGCTCCGTGGTGATCGTGGAACCCAGCCGCTGGGTCGGCGGCATGTTGGGTGCCGGACTCAAGCCGATGCAGGATTGCCCGAACTTCGAGGCTACCGGCGGGTTGACCCGGCAATTGCTCAAGGCGCTCGGACAACCCGAGTGGGACGGCAATGAACTCAAACGCGCATCGCTTTCCAAAACCAGTCCCCTGGCTGTGCGCGAAGATTTTCAGAAGTTGCTCCAGGAACACAAAATCCCGGTCCTCTTTGAGCATCGCATTGCATCCTGTGAGAAACAGGGGGCCACGCTACAGGTGGCGGTGTTTGATCTGGCGCCGTTCGACGCGTTGGGCTGCCCGGTCGCCCAACCCAAGGCCCGCGCGCATCTGCGGGTTACCGCCAAAATCTTCATTGATGCCAGCTACGAGGGTGACTTGATGGCACGAGCCGGGGTATCCTCCCGGGTGGGACGTGAAGCAGCGACCGAGTACGGCGAGAAATATGCCGGGGTTCAACCGCCCATGGAGGAAGCGCCCATTGATCCGTTTGTAATTCCAGGCAAGCCGGAAAGCGGCTTGCTGAAATGGGTGGAGGCGGATCATGGCAAACCGGTGGGAGCGGCGGATGAGTACACGCAGGCCTATAATTACCGGTATTACACCACGGATGATCCGGCCCGCCGGATTCCCCTCACGCCTCCATCCAACTATGATCCCAAAGACTTTGAGCTGGTGGGGCGTTATGTGGAATACCTGGCCAAAACCATTCCGGATGAGGCTCAGCTTTTCCAGCGGTTGACCCGCATCTTCCCAGGCTGGATGAACTCCGCCGAATGGAATTACCATCGGGAATCCCTTTTCTCCATGGCCCCGGTGGGGATCAGCCATCTGTATGCAGCGGGGGATGATGCCGCCAAGGCGCGTGCCTGGAAGCAGCACCAGGATTATCTGCGCGGCCTGCATGCGTTCATGAGCACGGATGCGCGCGTGCCCGAGGCGTTCCGCAAAAAAACCGCAGCGCTGGGTTTGGATGCGCGCTTCCATCCCGACACCCAGGGTTGGCCGCATCAGCTCTATATCCGGGTGGCCCGCCGCATGAACGGCGTTTACACCATCACCGCCCATGATGTGTACAATGAGACCAAAATTGAGGATTCCATCGGGCTGGCGCAATACGGCATTGACACCTATCCGGCGCGGCGCATCTGGTTCCAGCGCGAAGGCCGGGTGTATGTCGGACTCGAAGGGAAGATGTTTGTGGGCGGCAGCCGTGGTCCCACCGACATTCCGTACCCGATTCCCTACCGGGCAATCACGCCGCGACCGGAGGAGTGCGTCAACCTGCTGGTGCCGGTCTGTTTTTCCGCGTCGCACCTGGGCTACGCTTCAGCGCGCATGGAACCGGTGTTCATGATCTGCGGTGAATCCGCCGGAATTGCCGCCGTGCGCGCGCTCACGGAGAAGGTGACTGTGCAGCAGATTTCCCCGACCGCCTTACGGGAGGCTTTGGAACAGGCCGGGCAGAAGCTCGCTTGGACCGGCGGGCCGCGTCAGGATCATGCCACCAAGGGACGGGCCTTGACCTTTGTCACATTATTGAAGGAGTGCGACACCGACGGCGATGGGTTGATATCCCGGGCCGAGTGGAACGCGGGCAAGCCCGGTTGGGAATGGCTTTTTGCGCTGATTGACACCGATAAAAATGGCAGCATCAATGCCGCCGAATACGAGGCTTTCCAGGAGTACAAAGCGAAACATCCCGATTGGGCCAAACAGCGGCCCTCAGCAACCCCGTAA